AAGCGCCGAATACAGTTATCAAAGTGAGACTAAATCCACATCTGACGTTGGTGAACTAGCAGAATCCATTGCTGAGAAAGTAAAGAAGAACCCTAAAATTATGGTGACTAAATCAGCGGGTCATTATTATGCTAATTTTGATTTAGCTTAGGCTTCTCATGCTCATCAGATCCCATTGCTTTTTAGCAATCCAAATGCAGGACTCGACTCCTGCATTTGGCAGTAACAGAAATAGTGGCTGGTCTTATTACAATGCGTTAAATCGTGTTTCCACCTCGGTTATGGCGTCTACCCTAGTTTGATGTCGGCCCCCTTCAAATTCTGCATCAAGCCAGGCATCCACAATCATCTTCGCCAGTTCCAACCCTACGACCCTAGAGCCAAAAGCCAGTACATTAGTATTATTATGTTGTCGAGAAAGCTGTGCCGAATAAGGTTCGCTGCACACTACCGCGCGGATACCGGGATGTTTATTTGCCGTAATCGAGATGCCTACGCCCGTACCACAAATCAAGACGCCACCATCAGCTTCCCCAGCCGTCACCGCCTCAGCAACTTCATTGGCATAGCGTGGATAATCCGTACGTTCTGTAGACCACCAACCTTTATCAATCACCTTGATGCCACGCGTTTGTAAGTGAGCAACAATATCCGCTTTCAGAATAAATCCGACATGATCGCAACCCAGAGCAATACTTTTCATTGAATAACCTCTCATTCGTCAGTAAGCCAAACTTCACAAATTTCAGTTTTATGTGAGCTAAAACGATACTTATAGTTAAAAATCCCAGCAATTCCGCGCAGGAATGTGTCTATTTTACGCACAATAATCATGAAATTTAAATAACTTGTGTAGTGACCATAAAGAACAATCCGTAAGCAACATCCATAAAACAAACTCAACAACTTGATTTTAATCACTATAAATTTATTTATAATATTTCACCCTCCAAGGGAAAACTACACAAACAATAGTTACTTTATAAATTATCAAATTCTGTGAAGTTGATAGCATATTTCGTCAACACATTGTGGTGATATAGTGACGTCTTCAATTTTTGGACATGAGACCGAGATGAGTGAGTCAGAGTTTGATCAAGGTATTCCTAACGGGATCGGTATTGCCCCCTACCTACGAATGAAGCAAGAGGGGATGACGGAAAATGAAAGCCGTATTGTTGAATGGTTTCTTACACCTGGGAACTTGAGTGCCGCACCCGCGATTAAAGATGTTGCCGAGACCCTCATGGTGTCGGAAGCGATGATTGTTAAAGTTTCAAAACTGCTGGGTTTTAGTGGCTTTCGCAATCTGCGCAGTACGTTGATTGATTACTTCTCGCAGTCTGAACAGGTGTTACCGGCTGAGTTATCGTTTGATGAAGCGCCAGAGGATGTGGTTAATAAGGTATTTAACATCACCCTGCGCACGATTATGGAAGGGCAATCGATCGTTAACGTCGATGAAATCCACCGTGCTGCACGCTTTTTCTATGGTGCCAAACAACGTGATTTGTACGGTGTGGGTGGCTCGAATCCGATTTGTGCCGATATCGCGCATAAACTACTGCGCATAGGTGTGCGTTGCCAGGCTTACCAAGACGCACATATTATGATGATGTCCGCTGCATTACTGAAAAAAGGTGATGTGGTGCTGGTAGTGTCCCATTCCGGGCGCACCAGTGATTTAAAAGCCGCTGTAGAATTGGCAAAGAAGAATGGAGCGAAGATTATATGTATTACTCATAGCTATCACTCC
The window above is part of the Yersinia massiliensis genome. Proteins encoded here:
- a CDS encoding type V toxin-antitoxin system endoribonuclease antitoxin GhoS → MARFTVRVELRDSEDADYDDLHNKMETKGFSRTVIITESGVKKLLPSAEYSYQSETKSTSDVGELAESIAEKVKKNPKIMVTKSAGHYYANFDLA
- the rpiB gene encoding bifunctional allose-6-phosphate isomerase/ribose-5-phosphate isomerase RpiB, with the protein product MKSIALGCDHVGFILKADIVAHLQTRGIKVIDKGWWSTERTDYPRYANEVAEAVTAGEADGGVLICGTGVGISITANKHPGIRAVVCSEPYSAQLSRQHNNTNVLAFGSRVVGLELAKMIVDAWLDAEFEGGRHQTRVDAITEVETRFNAL
- a CDS encoding MurR/RpiR family transcriptional regulator, translated to MSESEFDQGIPNGIGIAPYLRMKQEGMTENESRIVEWFLTPGNLSAAPAIKDVAETLMVSEAMIVKVSKLLGFSGFRNLRSTLIDYFSQSEQVLPAELSFDEAPEDVVNKVFNITLRTIMEGQSIVNVDEIHRAARFFYGAKQRDLYGVGGSNPICADIAHKLLRIGVRCQAYQDAHIMMMSAALLKKGDVVLVVSHSGRTSDLKAAVELAKKNGAKIICITHSYHSPIAKLADFIICSPAPETPLLGRNASARILQLTLLDAFFVSVAQQDIEQATINLEKTGAIVDFFRRDK